The Eriocheir sinensis breed Jianghai 21 chromosome 54, ASM2467909v1, whole genome shotgun sequence genome includes a region encoding these proteins:
- the LOC126983484 gene encoding arylsulfatase A-like: MGVTMKVLLCVVCVLVMFSECEVMKSETSKALKQTLGGGRLKEEENSRKLMESEKHKEDEMVKDALGRGKIKKEKEDKAASTPNIVVLLADDLGYGDLSFSGHPTSRTPHIDGLAQESRFFTHHYVTSPVCSPSRASLLTGRMQVRSGVYPSYFVPDNPLGMHRNETTIAALLKAKGYRTMMTGKWHLGVGSNGEFLPTHFGFDHYLGLPYPHGMCPCLTCFPGPESCYGPCPNNWVSCPLYSDTTIIEQPVDLLTLTQRLVHNATAFINESAASDTPFFLYFPFLHIHHPQFASEMFAGTSDRGLLGDALEEMDWAVGQVVETLRERGILDNTLIWFSSDNGPSLYRQERGGCAGMLRCGKGTTWEGGVRVPMFVHWPHPLIAPGRSNGLVSALDLLPTLASLVGLDTSGLTLDGTDISPLLWNPLAPSPRQYMPIYPESPAPSIGPLAVTNGTYKAHFYTKGSALSDPDNYDQMCPETHPLTQHDPPLLFHIHRDPGERYDLSGDSQYSDVISDLTAWREEHMKTMTWSFPLTELHESSSQPCCTSPSCTPFPRCCDCPTYSFSPSPAPHPFHTPAQSHPNLVSSVMLH, from the exons ATGGGAGTGACAATGAAGGTGTTgctttgtgtggtgtgtgttttggTGATGTTCTCCGAGTGTGAGGTCATGAAAAGTGAGACCAGCAAGGCCTTGAAGCAGACGCTCGGTGGGGgaaggctgaaggaggaggaaaatagccGGAAGCTGATGGAAAGTGAGAAACATAAAGAAGATGAGATGGTGAAGGACGCGCTTGGtagaggaaagattaagaaggagaaggaggacaaggcaGCATCAACACCCAACATTGTGGTTCTCCTGGCTGATGACCTGGGCTATGGTGACCTCAGCttctcaggtcatcccacctCCAG GACTCCACACATTGACGGGCTGGCCCAGGAGAGTCGGTTCTTCACCCACCACTACGTCACCAGCCCGGTGTGTAGCCCCTCAAG GGCCTCCCTCCTGACGGGACGGATGCAGGTACGCAGTGGAGTCTATCCCAGTTATTTTGTGCCTGACAACCCCCTTGGTATGCATCGTAATGAAACCACCATTGCTGCCCTCTTGAAAGCCAAG GGTTACCGCACCATGATGACAGGGAAGTGGCATCTTGGGGTGGGTTCGAATGGCGAGTTCCTGCCCACACACTTTGGCTTCGACCACTACCTGGGGCTGCCCTACCCCCACGGCATGTGCCCCTGCCTGACCTGCTTTCCAGGACCCGAGTCCTGCTATGGCCCCTGCCCTAATAACTGGGTGTCCTGCCCTCTGTACAG CGACACTACCATCATTGAGCAGCCGGTTGACCTCCTCACCCTCACGCAGCGCCTGGTCCACAACGCCACCGCCTTCATCAATGAGTCAGCCGCCTCAGACACAccattcttcctctacttcccattCTTGCAT ATCCACCACCCACAATTCGCCTCGGAGATGTTTGCCGGGACAAGCGACCGAGGCCTTTTAGGAGACGCCCTGGAGGAGATGGACTGGGCCGTGGGGCAGGTGGTGGAGACCCTGCGAGAACGCGGCATCCTGGACAACACACTCATCTGGTTCTCTTCGGACAATGG CCCCAGTTTGTATCGGCAAGAGCGTGGCGGGTGTGCTGGGATGCTGCGCTGTGGCAAGGGAACCACCTGGGAGGGAGGCGTGAGGGTGCCCATGTTTGTCCATTGGCCCCACCCACTCATAGCACCAG GTCGCAGCAATGGCCTGGTGTCGGCACTTGACCTCCTGCCCACATTGGCCTCCCTGGTGGGCCTCGACACCTCTGGCCTCACCCTGGACGGCACAGACATTTCCCCTCTGCTCTGGAACCCCCTCGCCCCT AGTCCAAGGCAATACATGCCCATCTACCCTGAGAGCCCTGCTCCCTCAATCGGGCCCCTGGCGGTGACCAACGGGACCTACAAGGCTCACTTCTACACCAAGGGCTCAG CTTTATCCGATCCCGATAACTACGACCAAATGTGTCCTGAAACCCACCCACTGACCCAGCACGACCcgcccctcctcttccacatccacCGTGACCCAGGCGAGCGGTATGACCTCTCTGGTGACTCACAGTACAG CGACGTGATAAGTGACCTGACAGCTTGGCGGGAAGAGCACATGAAGACGATGACCTGGAGTTTCCCCCTCACAGAGCTCCATGAATCCTCCTCCCAACCCTGCTGCACCTCCCCCTCCTGCACCCCCTTCCCCCGATGCTGTGACTGCCCCACCTACTCCTTCAGCCCTTCCCCAGCCCCCCACCCCTTCCACACACCAGCCCAGTCCCACCCCAACCTTGTCTCCAGCGTCATGTTACACTGA